The following proteins come from a genomic window of Anopheles ziemanni chromosome 3, idAnoZiCoDA_A2_x.2, whole genome shotgun sequence:
- the LOC131289756 gene encoding LOW QUALITY PROTEIN: protein fem-1 homolog CG6966 (The sequence of the model RefSeq protein was modified relative to this genomic sequence to represent the inferred CDS: substituted 1 base at 1 genomic stop codon): MTSSQPSSDAAAVGQQTMAENGTMLPSVVESVFNAARSGNLLALKKWTSRLMPNDLKTLVTMKTNGVTPLLIACRNGHFDVVQYLIKRCHADVEQAGSVIFDGEQIEGAPPLWCASAAGHTNIVKLLVQHGAKVNSTTKTNSTPLRAACFDGHYEIVKYLVSHGADIEVANRHGHTCLMIACYKGHYKIAQYLLSLKTDVNRRSVKGNTALHDCAESGSLEILQLLLQHGATMDVDSYGMTPLLAASVTGHLPIVEHLIKLPFVSRDDRIAALELLGATYVDKKRDMLGALSFWKRAMEDRXVEAIPVMPKPTRDPVPAYDYVQEVNNLSTLEELVMDPDEMRMQALLIRERILGPVHPDTSYYIRFRGAVYADSGRFDRCIELWTYALSMQQSILEPLNPMTQSSLLSFAELFSYMLGEVGRPITRGRIVPPIETSDMLVVFKKSISEVQLGQKMLDRMQYHERDHCALTRALVISLHLACLLVRLLDEEEEMCTEEMKHQILQALYDLVSLKIVSKTGQSALHLACYKDAALVGRYPVCQLPSPRLVKALLQVGADPNAQDDSGNTPLHMAAQTRPCPASLAQVLLEYGAHLDTKNVDGDTFETLLQNQQLHELVNPIKYTRLSCLAARAIKRYAINCQDEIPKCLLAFVDSH; this comes from the exons AAATGGACCTCCAGACTGATGCCGAACGACCTCAAAACGCTGGTTACGATGAAAACGAACGGCGTCACGCCGCTACTGATCGCCTGCCGGAACGGCCACTTCGACGTGGTACAGTATCTGATCAAGCGGTGCCACGCGGACGTGGAGCAGGCCGGTTCGGTCATCTTCGACGGCGAGCAGATCGAGGGCGCCCCGCCACTCTGGTGCGCATCGGCCGCCGGTCACACCAACATAGTTAAGCTCTTAGTCCAACACGGTGCCAAAGTGAACAGTACAACCAAAACGAACAGCACACCACTGCGGGCGGCCTGCTTCGATGGGCACTACGAAATCGTCAAGTATCTCGTTTCACACGGTGCAG ACATTGAAGTCGCAAATCGTCACGGGCACACCTGTCTCATGATCGCCTGCTACAAAGGACACTACAAAATCGCACAATATTTACTCTCGCTGAAAACGGACGTGAACCGGCGTAGCGTGAAAGGCAACACAGCCCTGCACGATTGCGCCGAGTCCGGGTCGCTGGAGATCCTGCAGTTACTGCTTCAACATGGCGCCACAATGGACGTGGATTCTTATG GTATGACTCCCCTGTTGGCCGCTAGCGTTACCGGACACCTGCCGATCGTAGAACATCTGATCAAGCTGCCGTTTGTGTCACGAGACGATCGCATTGCAGCCCTGGAGCTGCTCGGTGCCACGTACGTCGACAAGAAGCGCGATATGCTCGGTGCTCTATCGTTCTGGAAGCGTGCCATGGAGGACAGGTAGGTGGAGGCAAT TCCGGTTATGCCGAAACCGACGCGTGATCCGGTACCCGCGTACGACTACGTGCAGGAAGTGAACAATCTCAGCACGCTCGAGGAGCTCGTGATGGACCCGGACGAGATGCGCATGCAGGCCCTGCTGATACGTGAGCGGATATTGGGTCCGGTCCATCCGGACACGAGCTACTACATTCGGTTCCGCGGTGCCGTGTACGCCGACTCGGGTCGCTTCGATCGGTGCATCGAGCTGTGGACCTACGCGCTGTCGATGCAGCAAAGCATCCTGGAGCCGCTCAACCCGATGACGCAGTCGTCACTGCTGTCCTTTGCCGAGCTGTTCAGCTACATGCTCGGCGAAGTGGGCCGCCCGATCACACGCGGGCGCATCGTGCCACCGATCGAAACCTCCGACATGTTGGTCGTGTTCAAGAAGTCGATCAGCGAGGTACAGCTCGGCCAAAAGATGCTCGATCGAATGCAGTACCACGAGCGGGATCACTGTGCGCTCACCCGGGCGCTGGTCATATCGTTGCACTTGGCCTGCCTGTTGGTGCGGCTGctcgacgaggaggaggaaatgTGCACTGAGGAGATGAAACACCAGATCCTGCAGGCGTTGTACGATCTGGTTAGCTTAAAG ATCGTTTCGAAAACCGGTCAGTCGGCACTTCATCTGGCGTGCTACAAAGACGCAGCCCTCGTCGGACGCTATCCAGTGTGTCAGCTTCCATCGCCACGGCTAGTAAAAGCCCTGCTGCAGGTCGGCGCCGATCCAAACGCACAGGACGACAGTGGCAACACACCGCTACACATGGCTGCTCAAACACGACCATGCCCGGCCAGTTTGGCACAGGTTCTACTAGAATATGGTGCCCATTTG GATACGAAAAACGTCGATGGTGATACGTTCGAGACGCTCCTGCAAAACCAGCAGCTACACGAGCTGGTCAACCCGATCAAGTACACCCGGCTGTCCTGCTTGGCCGCTCGTGCCATCAAGCGTTACGCAATCAACTGCCAGGATGAGATTCCCAAGTGTTTGTTGGCGTTCGTCGATTCGCACTAA